The proteins below come from a single Anguilla rostrata isolate EN2019 chromosome 3, ASM1855537v3, whole genome shotgun sequence genomic window:
- the LOC135249882 gene encoding NXPE family member 3-like, translated as MNLIKNEMRVLLMISPVILFVFSYFVYVYDKQSEAQGKPPAPVPCHNLHSAVSSSPVAKQQPTAEDATQNLPASEDAPSEIGSEERAALLASLWWPPLNKTVSSVAEATDGAKCSYRVIDLRENYTVGGVVRVVLVARDGNGRPKTHGGDFFQAKLHNSGLKASTFGPVVDHLNGTYTVQFSLLWPGPAYVSIRLIHSSEAVQVIRRQRQQDPDKVCYFGYFVDGSRTETVVCNALPTPWLVGDGTGCCCQYTDPVTRESWFCRRPPSLPCRALIYHSSGRYQAKLSKFDASILHKTKTNVILPGRDAVIHVLPQDEDIRDTRPQCRPGLGTAMPAGFYFQDRWTSLQCRSRSFPTPALVSACLRDKQVYMLGDSTLRQWFEYLESAVPTLKRLDLHTERLFGPRLAVDPQSNTLVQWRPHGLPVRMHRTPVADLHYIAREVQGMGGGEHTVVVLNIWAHFTTHPLDYYIRRLATIRPAVRALLQRSPRTLVAIKTANTGYKDVYGSDWLSWQLDLALRAMFRTLPVVFVDAWQMTSCHYSPDNLHPPREVVMNEVDLFLSFVCPQ; from the exons ATGAAcctgataaaaaatgaaatgagggTCCTGCTTATGATTTCACCCGTGATTCTGTTTGTCTTCTCTTATTTT GTGTACGTTTATGACAAGCAATCGGAAGCTCAAGGAAAGCCGCCCGCTCCAGTGCCTTGTCATAACCTGCACTCAGCAGTCTCGTCGAGCCCTGTCGCTAAGCAGCAGCCCACTGCCGAAGACGCTACCCAAAATCTGCCTGCCAGTGAAGATGCTCCGAGTGAAATCGGGTCAGAGGAAAGGGCAGCACTCCTGGCCAGCTTGTGGTGGCCTCCGCTCAACAAAACCGTTTCCTCGGTCGCAGAGGCCACCGACGGAGCCAAATGCTCCTACAGGGTCATCGACCTCCGGGAAAACTACACCGTCGGAGGCGTTGTCCGCGTAGTTCTGGTCGCTCGGGACGGGAACGGGAGACCCAAAACCCACGGCGGAGACTTCTTCCAGGCCAAACTGCACAATTCTGGGCTCAAAGCCAGCACATTTGGCCCGGTGGTGGACCACCTCAACGGGACGTACACGGTCCAGTTCTCCCTGCTCTGGCCCGGCCCCGCCTACGTCTCGATCCGACTCATACACTCCAGCGAGGCGGTGCAGGTCATCCGCAGACAGCGACAGCAGGACCCCGACAAGGTGTGCTACTTTGGGTATTTTGTGGACGGGAGCAGGACGGAGACGGTGGTCTGCAATGCTCTGCCGACCCCCTGGCTGGTCGGGGACGGCACGGGCTGCTGCTGCCAGTACACGGACCCGGTGACGCGGGAGTCCTGGTTCTGCCGTCGGCCGCCCTCTCTGCCCTGCCGGGCCCTAATTTACCACAGCTCGGGCAGATACCAGGCAAAGCTGTCCAAGTTTGATGCCAGCATTCTCCACAA aacaaaaacaaatgtcatcCTCCCTGGAAGAGACGCTGTAATCCATGTCTTGCCCCAAGATGAGGATATTC GAGACACGCGTCCGCAGTGCAGGCCGGGTCTGGGCACCGCCATGCCCGCCGGGTTCTACTTCCAGGACCGCTGGACCTCGCTGCAGTGCCGCTCCCGGTCCTTCCCCACCCCGGCGCTGGTGTCGGCCTGCCTGCGGGACAAGCAGGTCTACATGTTGGGAGACTCCACCCTGCGGCAGTGGTTCGAGTACCTGGAGAGCGCCGTGCCCA ccCTGAAGCGGCTGGACCTGCACACGGAGCGCCTGTTCGGGCCGCGCCTCGCCGTCGACCCCCAGAGCAACACCCTGGTGCAGTGGCGGCCTCACGGGCTGCCTGTCCGCATGCACAGGACCCCCGTGGCGGACCTGCACTACATCGCCCGGGAGGTGCAGGgcatggggggcggggagcaCACGGTCGTCGTCCTGAACATCTGGGCGCACTTCACCACCCACCCGCTCGACTACTACATCCGCCGCCTCGCCACCATCCGCCCCGCCGTGCGGGCCCTGCTCCAGCGGTCCCCGCGCACCCTGGTGGCCATCAAGACGGCCAACACCGGCTACAAGGACGTCTACGGCAGCGACTGGCTCTCCTGGCAGCTGGACCTGGCCCTCAGGGCCATGTTCCGGACCTTGCCCGTGGTCTTCGTCGACGCCTGGCAGATGACTTCCTGCCACTACTCGCCCGACAACCTCCACCCGCCCAGAGAAGTGGTCATGAACGAGGTGgacctcttcctctctttcgtCTGCCCGCAgtga